In uncultured Desulfuromonas sp., the genomic stretch ATCAATGTCTTCAACAAGTACATCCTTGATCATGGCGGTGAGATTTTGCTGCAGACTCCCGGTACCGGCCTGATCAAGAAGGACGGTAAGGTTGTCGGCGCTTTTGCTGAAAACAAAGACGGAGAGAACATTCGTATTAATGCCAAGGCGGTCATCATCGCCACCGGTGGTTTTGCCAATAACAAAGAGATGATGAATAAGTACTCTCCCTATCCTGACCTGATTCCGGTCGGCAACATGGGCAAAGACGGCGACGGTATCCGTATGGCGTGGGACGCCGGTGCTGCGGAAGAGGGTGTTGACGTCATGCAGATGTACCGCCCCGGTCTCAAAGGTTTCCATCCTGCTGACCAGATGATCGCCCTGGCTGTTCAGCCTTACTTCTGGGTCAATCCCCGTGGTGAGCGCTACACCGACGAGTCAAGTGTTCAACTGTGGCCCTATGCCGGTAACGCTCTGGTGCGTATCGGTGGTACCGCATACTCCATCTACGATGATGCCACCCGTAAAAAAGCCGTTGAAGAGGGTATTGAGATGCCTCTGGGCGAGTGGGTTATTCAGGGTACCAAGCTGACCAACTGGGAAAAATCATTTTACAAAGAGCTCAAGCGCGATCGCGGCAACGTCTTTAAAGCCAACAGCATCAAAGAGTTGGCCAAAATGCTCGACATGGACCCTGCGGTTCTGCAGAGCAGCGTCGACAAAATGAACAGCTGGGCGCAAACCCGTGAAGACGGCGAGTTCAAGAAAGACAGCAAGTTCCTGCGCGCAGTTGCAACGCCTCCTTTCTATGCCACGAAATTGACCCCGCGTCATCTCGGTACCCTTGGTGGCGTACGCATCAACGAGAAAACCGAAGCTGTAAATGAGCATGATGAGGCTGTTCCCGGTCTCTATGTTGTCGGTACCGATGCCGGTGGTATGTACGGCGACAGCTACGATCTGCTGTTGGGTGGTGGAACCGCTGGTTTTGCCGTCAACTCCGGCCGGATCGCAGCCGACAGCGCCAGCGAATATATCGGTGCCGCACAGTAATGTGACGTTCCCCCTCAATTCGCCTAGAAGCAAAGGACTTGGAAGAGATGAGAGCTTTAATTTTAGCACTGGTAATGGTCTGTCTGGCGCTACCTGCCACCGCCGCAGATAATCTGAAGGAAATGTTTTCTCAAGGATCCGTCCGCGGTGAGATCAGCTTGCTCAATTTCACCCGTGACTTTAAAAATGGGACCCAGGATAAACAGGATTCTGCCCTTGGCGGCGCGTTGTACTACAAAACCGACGCCTTTAACGGGATCACCCTTGGCGCAGCTTTCGCCACCACTAACGGTGTGGGTGATTACGATGACAAAGGATTTTATTACGGCATTACAGCACCTGTTCATGAAAGTGTCAGCCGTCTCCAAGAATATTATGTTCAGGCCCAACGCTTTAATACCACAGTTAAAATCGGTGCCCAGGAACTCAATACACCGTTTCTCAATATCCATCCGATTCGCATGATTCACAGAACCTACCGTGGTGTGTCGGTGGTTAACAAGTCGATTGACGATCTGACCTTGATGGGATTTTACCTGACCGACCATATGGGCTGGGTGGATGACGAGTTTATTTCCTTCACGAACGATGTCTATATCGGTGGCGCTGCCTATAAACTGCCGTTCGAAGTCGTCAATACCAAGGCGCAAGCCTGGTACTTCACCATGAAAGACAGCTTCCGCCAGACCTTTTTTAAAGTCGATTTCAGTAAAAAAATTAATGATTTTGTTCTTCATGCCGCACCGACCTTTTTCACACAGAAATCCCAGGGAGATGAGTTGGATGGTGAGCTGGACACCTATCAGTACGGTGTTAATGCCGGGGTCAGTGCCTACGGTTTTGATCTGACCGGGTTTTACGCCAAGACCGGTGATGACTCGATTCGTGATGAATGGGGTTACGGCAAAGTCGTCATCCAGCAGGTGGTCAATTCCGGCGATTCCCTGTCTGGTGATCGCGGCCATGAAGATGCCTATGCGGCACGCTTGTCCTATGACTTCGGCGCTGCCGGCATTAACGGTCTCAAGGGCTATGTGTTCCATTCGCTGTACGATGCACCGGCCAGTACCATCAACGAAACTGATTTCAGCCTGCAGTACGCGTTTTCAGGGGCGTTGGACGGCCTGAGTGTGCGGGCACGTTATGCCATGATCGACAAAGACAGTGGTCAGGAGGATCTAAATGATGTCCGTTTTTATCTGACCTACAAGTTTGCTTTCAGCGGCAAATAGATCTGGAGATATTCGGGGGGCGTGGGACTCTGGACTGTCCCACGTCACTCCGGGAAATCGAATGTTCTCATGTGTAAGCAGCTCAATGCGTTCGCCTCCACGCGTAACCTGTTCTTCAGCACTTTCTCCTGTTGAAGAAATTTCTTGAGCTGCTTGCCTCCACATCCCCCGGCTCTGCCGGGGGATCTTTAAAGAGGTTTAGACAATGCCCTTACTTTCGATAGAACAAGCCATTGATGAGATTCGCGCCGGTAATATGGTGATCCTGGTTGATGACGAAGATCGCGAAAACGAAGGTGATCTGGTTGTTGCCGCTGAAAAGGTCACTCCTGACATTGTCAACTTTATGGCGCGCTTTGGCCGTGGATTGATCTGCCTGAGTCTGACCGGGCAGGACTGTGACCGCCTGGAATTGCCACCGATGGCGGCTGAAAACAGTTGCACCTTTGGTACCGCGTTTACCGTGTCGATCGAAGCGCGGCAGGGTGTTTCCACCGGCATCTCCGCCGCCGATCGGGCGCAGACTATTTTAACCGCCATTGATAACGAGAGCGTTGCTGGTGACCTGGCGCGGCCTGGGCATGTTTTTCCTTTGCGAGCACGAGATGGCGGAGTGCTGGTCCGCACCGGGCAGACCGAAGGCTCGGTTGATCTGGCTCGCCTGGCCGGGCTGAAACCTGCCGGAGTGATCTGCGAAATCATGAACGACGATGGCACCATGGCGCGTATGCCTCAGCTCCGTGAGTTCGCCGTCAAACACAATATCGGCATTTGTACCGTCGCCGATCTGGTCGCCTATCGCCTGCGTCATGAACCGCTGGTGCGGCGGGCAGCGGAAACCGTGCTGCCAACCCCCTACGGCACCTTTCGGGTGATCGGTTATCAAAATGATATTGATGGCCTGGAACACCTGGCTCTGGTTAAGGGGGAGATCAACCCACAACAGCCGACCCTGGTACGAATTCATTCCGAATGCTTAACTGGCGATGTGTTCGGTAGCTTGCGCTGTGACTGCGGTCTGCAGTTGTCCAAAGCCATGATGGCCATTAGCCAGGAAGGCTCAGGAATCATTCTTTATCTGCGTCAGGAAGGGCGTGGTATTGGCTTGATCAATAAGCTGCGTGCCTATGAATTGCAGGATCAGGGCCACGACACTCTCGAAGCCAATCTGCAACTCGGTTTTGCGGCCGATTCGCGCGATTATGGTATTGGTGCGGCCATGCTCAGAGATCTTGATGTGCAGCATGTTCGCCTGATGACCAACAATCCGGACAAACTTGATGCCCTGGAGCACTATGGCATGGCAGATGTTGAACGGGTCCCGCTGGCGATTGAACCGGTGGACAGCAACCTTCACTATCTGCAGACCAAGCAGGCCAGAATGGGCCACCTATTGGAGAGCCTTTAGCGGCCTGTTGAGCCCGTAGTGGTAGATCGTCATGATTTTCCAGGGGGACACCATGGATAAAGCACATCGTTGGTTGTTTAAGGGCGTCTTCTTTATCAATTTTGCCGTGACCCTCGGTTTGGGTGTTTCCGATGCATTTTTTTCGGTCTTTGCCCAAAGTCTTGGTGCGCGCGGAGCGATTCTCGGTGCCGCCATAGGCTTCTATGCCGCGTCCAAGATTGTGTTCAGTCCGTTTATGGGCAAACTGTCAGACCGTTTTGGCCGCAAACGCCTGATTGTGATCAGTCTGATGGTGTTTCTGCTGGTTTCGCTGCTGTGCCTGTCGATAACCCGAGTGCAAACACTGATTATTTTGCGTCTGATGCAGGGGCTTGGTTGCGCGATGTTCCGTCCGGTGGTGCTGTCAC encodes the following:
- a CDS encoding FAD-dependent oxidoreductase, which encodes MRNVLKRCLSVFAVVVAATTFSLPAFAEQVMNTDVVIIGAGTSGLAAGVQAIQNGNKVILLEKQAKVGGTGNFCEGLFAAESKIQKRIGIDVSKDFAFDTIMEYSHYKANGALVSCFVDKSAETIDWLDELGVKIEYVGVGGFGGPLTWHVIAPGPDYPDKNPHDYHCARMINVFNKYILDHGGEILLQTPGTGLIKKDGKVVGAFAENKDGENIRINAKAVIIATGGFANNKEMMNKYSPYPDLIPVGNMGKDGDGIRMAWDAGAAEEGVDVMQMYRPGLKGFHPADQMIALAVQPYFWVNPRGERYTDESSVQLWPYAGNALVRIGGTAYSIYDDATRKKAVEEGIEMPLGEWVIQGTKLTNWEKSFYKELKRDRGNVFKANSIKELAKMLDMDPAVLQSSVDKMNSWAQTREDGEFKKDSKFLRAVATPPFYATKLTPRHLGTLGGVRINEKTEAVNEHDEAVPGLYVVGTDAGGMYGDSYDLLLGGGTAGFAVNSGRIAADSASEYIGAAQ
- a CDS encoding OprD family outer membrane porin — translated: MRALILALVMVCLALPATAADNLKEMFSQGSVRGEISLLNFTRDFKNGTQDKQDSALGGALYYKTDAFNGITLGAAFATTNGVGDYDDKGFYYGITAPVHESVSRLQEYYVQAQRFNTTVKIGAQELNTPFLNIHPIRMIHRTYRGVSVVNKSIDDLTLMGFYLTDHMGWVDDEFISFTNDVYIGGAAYKLPFEVVNTKAQAWYFTMKDSFRQTFFKVDFSKKINDFVLHAAPTFFTQKSQGDELDGELDTYQYGVNAGVSAYGFDLTGFYAKTGDDSIRDEWGYGKVVIQQVVNSGDSLSGDRGHEDAYAARLSYDFGAAGINGLKGYVFHSLYDAPASTINETDFSLQYAFSGALDGLSVRARYAMIDKDSGQEDLNDVRFYLTYKFAFSGK
- a CDS encoding bifunctional 3,4-dihydroxy-2-butanone-4-phosphate synthase/GTP cyclohydrolase II, with product MPLLSIEQAIDEIRAGNMVILVDDEDRENEGDLVVAAEKVTPDIVNFMARFGRGLICLSLTGQDCDRLELPPMAAENSCTFGTAFTVSIEARQGVSTGISAADRAQTILTAIDNESVAGDLARPGHVFPLRARDGGVLVRTGQTEGSVDLARLAGLKPAGVICEIMNDDGTMARMPQLREFAVKHNIGICTVADLVAYRLRHEPLVRRAAETVLPTPYGTFRVIGYQNDIDGLEHLALVKGEINPQQPTLVRIHSECLTGDVFGSLRCDCGLQLSKAMMAISQEGSGIILYLRQEGRGIGLINKLRAYELQDQGHDTLEANLQLGFAADSRDYGIGAAMLRDLDVQHVRLMTNNPDKLDALEHYGMADVERVPLAIEPVDSNLHYLQTKQARMGHLLESL